In Microcoleus sp. FACHB-672, one DNA window encodes the following:
- a CDS encoding DUF4351 domain-containing protein, which translates to MPDKRMAKPADIGSKRLISLAPDAWVQWVTQRPDIVAGEILSSEFQWLSRESDVLLKASSPEHGEFLVLNELQLRYTPRMPKRMRAYAALAEEKYNLPVYPVLINILQPTPGVVVATGYQSEFMGLQARQDYRTINLWEVDAEIVFQQPLPSLLPFVPMLRGGDNESAVRQAVQLLRNDQQLSELEPLLAFFARFVLSTPLVQQIMRWDMVVLQQSPWYQEILQQEALRILRRQLQRRFGEVPANVQTILQGLNLEQLEELVDVAVTVNSLNEFIASVPPTSENATEPA; encoded by the coding sequence ATGCCTGATAAAAGAATGGCGAAACCGGCAGATATTGGCAGCAAACGTTTAATCAGTCTCGCCCCCGATGCCTGGGTGCAGTGGGTAACACAGCGCCCCGACATCGTAGCCGGCGAGATCCTCTCCTCAGAATTCCAATGGCTGAGCCGCGAAAGCGATGTTTTGCTCAAAGCCTCCAGCCCCGAACACGGCGAATTTCTTGTCCTCAACGAGTTACAATTGCGCTACACCCCCCGAATGCCAAAGCGGATGCGGGCGTATGCAGCACTGGCAGAGGAAAAATACAACTTGCCGGTTTATCCGGTACTCATTAACATCTTGCAACCCACACCCGGAGTCGTGGTTGCCACCGGCTATCAATCTGAGTTTATGGGGTTACAGGCGCGACAAGACTATCGCACAATTAACCTTTGGGAAGTAGACGCTGAAATAGTCTTTCAACAACCCTTACCCTCCCTGCTGCCATTTGTGCCGATGCTTAGGGGTGGGGATAACGAGTCAGCCGTGCGGCAGGCAGTCCAACTTTTGCGAAATGATCAACAATTAAGCGAGTTGGAACCGCTTCTAGCATTTTTTGCTAGATTCGTGTTGTCAACACCTTTAGTACAGCAAATAATGAGGTGGGATATGGTTGTATTACAGCAATCGCCTTGGTATCAAGAGATTTTGCAACAAGAAGCATTGCGGATATTACGACGTCAGCTTCAGCGTCGTTTTGGTGAGGTGCCGGCAAATGTACAAACTATCCTACAGGGATTAAATTTAGAGCAATTAGAGGAATTGGTGGATGTTGCTGTAACCGTGAATTCCCTCAATGAGTTTATCGCCTCTGTTCCCCCCACCTCTGAAAATGCAACAGAGCCGGCGTAA
- a CDS encoding tetratricopeptide repeat protein — protein MSDSLSERYLAFIEQIVEITLKGQIRSKEQVYQMLVEGIEAGTDEIFERSLDEQLNTAQSVVKTEKDELKQAKANRRLRAIKTIQTEWERWQKENRVSGAIASTIQQILNADERDRLTVVLRVLDPNQKQPLTLDQLQQLAKLLHQQLTQIANPDLAQDVQQILTGITAGLESWQRLEGNLVSWIYEKRSQIGFAGTPEQNGPWGLWAKQVSSPFPKALFNAISLNQSIVEATGKQASLEPAALIELAVILQCLQRGLVQWFDKLVYDSKVGAKLSISTFLTFAAIWVQLANGFERATSLNSSNRERLANGCFQITLQILRAFSQREYFPLYGGIFASFSGSYLRNTLDYLSEPLRQVEGTQEKARILTLLGYSQHAQGRYEQAIVFHEQALEIAREAGDRPCEIANLNHLSRTCVAQKNYAGAISYSQRALIYSRQAGDRLGEANALANFGFSEVFQAKQQEQLEPEIYEAAINYLEQGLQLAEKLGDRQSQALCFSSLGIAHVVLDQPEEALNYLTDGWKTAQMSGDLYLQGLNLAYLAQVCYSLTAIGNAVGYGSLGMYILEQIGANEWRQPAGLLTILKGQLSLEFQNILEQKRPTIIAVIGVDGYDYIPELLERYQQSLE, from the coding sequence ATGTCAGACTCACTGAGCGAGCGCTACCTAGCCTTTATCGAGCAAATTGTTGAAATCACCCTCAAAGGGCAAATTCGCTCAAAAGAACAGGTTTATCAAATGCTTGTGGAAGGCATAGAAGCCGGCACCGACGAAATTTTTGAACGCAGTTTAGATGAACAATTAAACACTGCTCAATCTGTAGTAAAAACCGAAAAAGATGAGTTAAAACAAGCCAAAGCCAACCGCCGGCTGAGAGCAATCAAAACGATTCAAACCGAGTGGGAACGCTGGCAAAAAGAAAATAGAGTTTCTGGTGCTATTGCATCCACAATTCAACAAATTCTCAACGCAGATGAGCGTGATCGCCTTACCGTTGTCTTGCGCGTTCTCGATCCTAACCAAAAGCAGCCGCTTACCTTAGATCAACTGCAACAACTTGCCAAATTATTGCATCAACAACTCACGCAGATTGCCAACCCCGACTTAGCGCAAGATGTGCAGCAAATCCTCACCGGCATCACCGCAGGATTAGAATCTTGGCAGCGACTCGAAGGCAATCTTGTTAGCTGGATTTACGAAAAACGTAGCCAAATCGGATTTGCCGGCACTCCAGAACAAAATGGCCCTTGGGGATTATGGGCAAAACAAGTCAGCAGTCCCTTCCCCAAAGCCTTATTTAATGCAATTTCCCTCAATCAATCTATCGTTGAAGCCACTGGCAAGCAAGCAAGTTTAGAACCGGCAGCATTAATTGAATTAGCCGTAATTTTGCAGTGCTTGCAACGAGGTTTAGTTCAGTGGTTTGATAAACTGGTTTATGACTCAAAAGTTGGCGCAAAGCTTTCCATTTCCACCTTTTTAACCTTTGCCGCAATTTGGGTTCAGTTAGCGAATGGCTTTGAGCGAGCAACCAGCCTTAATTCCAGTAATCGAGAACGCTTAGCCAATGGATGTTTTCAAATTACATTACAAATTCTCCGAGCTTTCTCTCAACGAGAATACTTTCCGCTCTATGGCGGAATTTTTGCCTCGTTTTCAGGTAGCTACTTGCGAAATACACTCGATTATCTAAGTGAACCGCTGCGACAAGTTGAAGGAACCCAAGAAAAAGCTCGAATCCTCACACTTTTAGGCTATTCGCAACACGCTCAAGGTCGTTATGAGCAGGCAATTGTCTTTCATGAGCAAGCCTTGGAAATTGCCCGTGAAGCCGGTGATCGTCCCTGTGAAATTGCCAATCTCAATCACCTCAGCCGGACTTGCGTTGCTCAAAAAAACTATGCCGGTGCAATTAGTTACAGTCAACGCGCCCTTATTTATTCTAGGCAAGCCGGTGATCGTTTAGGAGAAGCAAACGCTCTCGCAAATTTCGGTTTTAGCGAAGTCTTCCAAGCCAAACAACAAGAACAATTGGAACCGGAAATTTATGAAGCTGCGATTAACTACTTAGAGCAAGGTTTGCAATTAGCAGAAAAATTAGGTGATCGTCAAAGTCAAGCTCTTTGTTTCAGCAGCCTCGGCATCGCTCACGTTGTTTTAGATCAACCGGAAGAAGCCCTCAACTATCTAACAGACGGTTGGAAAACTGCCCAAATGTCAGGAGATTTATATCTTCAAGGTCTGAATTTGGCTTATTTAGCGCAAGTTTGCTACAGTTTGACCGCCATTGGCAATGCTGTGGGTTACGGTAGTTTGGGAATGTATATTTTAGAGCAAATTGGTGCAAATGAGTGGCGGCAACCGGCAGGCTTGTTGACAATCTTAAAAGGTCAATTAAGCCTCGAATTTCAAAATATTTTAGAGCAGAAGCGCCCTACCATCATCGCAGTTATTGGGGTAGATGGCTATGACTACATCCCCGAACTGTTAGAAAGATATCAGCAATCTTTAGAGTAA